One Halobaculum roseum DNA segment encodes these proteins:
- a CDS encoding universal stress protein — MTLVVVPVRYPLSKHSKATLSEAIRIAEERDAELTILHVDLYQEGREVTRTQLKRAVEREFGRLPTVRYVVRRGFLVEETILDEVAAEEADVVVIGAKQASRWRRTIRKLFSDPDIETFLKGKLDATVITVRANGESTELAPANGGRDDP; from the coding sequence ATGACGTTGGTCGTCGTACCGGTTCGATACCCGCTCTCGAAGCACTCCAAGGCGACGTTGTCGGAGGCGATCCGGATCGCCGAGGAGCGCGACGCCGAGTTGACTATCCTCCACGTGGATCTGTATCAGGAGGGTCGGGAGGTGACCCGGACGCAGCTCAAGCGCGCGGTCGAGCGCGAGTTCGGCCGGCTCCCCACCGTTCGCTACGTCGTCCGCCGGGGGTTCCTCGTCGAGGAGACGATCCTCGACGAGGTCGCCGCCGAGGAGGCCGACGTGGTCGTCATCGGCGCCAAGCAGGCGAGCCGGTGGCGGCGGACCATCCGGAAGCTGTTCTCCGATCCCGACATCGAGACGTTCCTGAAGGGGAAGCTCGACGCGACGGTGATCACCGTCCGCGCGAACGGGGAGTCGACGGAGCTTGCGCCCGCGAACGGCGGCCGCGACGACCCGTGA